The Mucilaginibacter terrenus genome has a segment encoding these proteins:
- the idi gene encoding isopentenyl-diphosphate Delta-isomerase codes for MMQGYDQVILVDSDDRETGVMEKMEAHRKGLLHRAFSVIVFNDEGQMLLQQRALSKYHSAGLWSNTCCSHPRPGEETHAAANRRLLEEMGFECELKEIFTFRYRAELENGLTEHEIDHVYLGNYNGIPEINAEEADAWRYADLEELTADAAANPDHYTYWFKVLLKELTVRDLI; via the coding sequence ATGATGCAGGGATATGACCAGGTGATACTGGTGGACAGTGACGACCGGGAAACCGGTGTAATGGAGAAAATGGAAGCACACCGAAAGGGGTTGCTGCACCGGGCGTTCTCTGTAATTGTATTTAATGACGAAGGGCAAATGCTGTTGCAGCAGCGTGCGTTAAGTAAATATCACTCTGCCGGGTTATGGTCAAATACCTGCTGCAGCCACCCTCGCCCCGGAGAAGAAACACATGCCGCTGCCAACAGGCGGCTACTCGAAGAAATGGGTTTTGAATGTGAATTAAAAGAGATATTCACCTTTAGATACCGTGCCGAGTTGGAGAACGGGCTTACAGAACATGAAATAGATCATGTATACCTCGGAAATTATAATGGTATACCTGAAATTAATGCGGAAGAAGCTGATGCGTGGCGCTACGCCGACTTAGAAGAGCTAACAGCAGATGCTGCCGCAAACCCCGACCATTACACTTACTGGTTTAAAGTACTGCTAAAAGAACTTACCGTACGCGACTTGATCTAA
- a CDS encoding (Fe-S)-binding protein, translating to MIGQIIFIVVLLGAVYLFARNVAKVRRNILLGRDVDRSDNPAERWKVMAKVALGQSKMTKRPMAAVLHFFVYLGFIIINLEVLEITIDGIFGGHRVFSKPLGSLYSLLIGGFEVLALLVLLACVVFLARRNVLRLKRFTGTEMTSWPKSDANYILITEILLMTAFLTMNAADYKLQAMHFGHYVQAGSFPVSSFIAPLLPSAAATLVVLERACWWFHIVGILAFLNYLPYSKHFHILLAFPNTYYSKLEPKGEFTNMASVTGEVKAMLDPSFVPEPTTEATRFGAKDVTDLTWKNLMEAYTCTECGRCTSVCPANITGKLLSPRKIMMDTRDRVTEIGRNIDKHGKDYTDENVLLDNYITREELWACTTCNACVEACPVNINPLEIITEMRRYIVMEESQAPGSLNNMFGNMENNGAPWKYSPADRLNWVDKN from the coding sequence ATGATTGGTCAGATTATTTTCATTGTTGTTTTACTCGGTGCAGTTTACCTTTTTGCCAGGAACGTAGCAAAAGTGCGGCGTAATATTTTGCTGGGCAGAGACGTTGATCGCAGCGATAACCCAGCAGAACGCTGGAAAGTAATGGCCAAGGTAGCGCTCGGTCAATCAAAAATGACAAAGCGTCCCATGGCTGCAGTGCTGCATTTTTTTGTTTATCTGGGCTTCATCATTATCAACCTGGAAGTGCTGGAGATTACTATTGATGGCATTTTCGGTGGTCATCGGGTGTTTTCAAAGCCGCTTGGTAGTTTGTACAGCTTACTGATAGGCGGATTTGAAGTTTTAGCTTTGCTGGTATTGCTAGCTTGCGTTGTATTCCTGGCTCGCCGTAATGTACTCCGTTTGAAACGCTTTACCGGCACAGAGATGACCAGTTGGCCTAAGAGTGATGCAAATTATATATTGATCACAGAAATACTGCTGATGACGGCCTTCCTGACCATGAATGCTGCCGATTATAAACTACAGGCAATGCATTTCGGGCACTATGTGCAGGCAGGGAGCTTCCCGGTTAGCTCGTTTATAGCACCGCTGCTGCCATCTGCTGCGGCAACGTTAGTTGTTTTAGAACGCGCCTGCTGGTGGTTTCATATTGTAGGTATCCTGGCGTTTCTGAACTACCTGCCGTACTCCAAACACTTCCATATTCTGCTGGCCTTTCCAAATACGTATTATTCAAAGCTGGAGCCTAAGGGAGAATTTACCAATATGGCGTCGGTCACAGGAGAGGTAAAAGCCATGCTTGATCCGTCCTTTGTTCCGGAGCCCACCACAGAGGCCACCCGGTTTGGCGCAAAAGACGTTACAGACCTTACCTGGAAAAACTTAATGGAAGCTTACACCTGTACCGAGTGTGGCAGGTGTACATCGGTATGCCCGGCGAATATTACAGGTAAGCTGCTGTCGCCGCGCAAGATCATGATGGACACCCGCGACAGGGTAACTGAAATCGGCAGAAATATAGATAAACACGGCAAAGACTATACAGACGAAAATGTGCTGCTGGACAATTACATCACACGCGAGGAGTTATGGGCTTGTACTACCTGCAACGCGTGCGTAGAGGCCTGCCCGGTTAACATCAACCCGCTGGAGATTATTACCGAGATGCGGCGCTACATTGTTATGGAGGAATCTCAGGCGCCGGGAAGTTTAAATAACATGTTCGGGAATATGGAAAACAACGGCGCTCCCTGGAAGTACAGCCCCGCCGACCGCCTGAACTGGGTAGATAAGAATTGA
- a CDS encoding MerR family transcriptional regulator — MSTTARYSIRDLEKLSGIKAHTIRIWEKRYDIIKPSRTNANIRFYSNDDLRHILNISLLNKNGYKISAIAGMSDADIAGHMSTVTLTGDGTEAVQENLLLSLIEMNEAMFNHAFMSILLKMGFEKAFINVIFPFFEKIGVMWQTGSINPAQEHFFSNLIRQKIIAATDAVKTSEFGAGQLVLLLLPENELHEIGLLFYNYAFKIRGYRTIYLGQSVPLESLPLVAETCKPDVVVTGMTTSLNALSLPDYAHLLRKALPGIPVYFTGRLITGKISDFGKNFYSVADLVSLLQKSAA; from the coding sequence ATGAGCACTACCGCCCGCTATTCTATTCGTGACCTGGAGAAACTTTCCGGTATTAAGGCCCATACTATCCGCATATGGGAGAAGCGTTACGATATAATTAAGCCCAGCCGTACTAACGCCAACATCCGGTTTTACTCTAACGACGACTTACGGCATATCCTTAACATCAGTTTGCTGAATAAGAACGGGTATAAGATCTCTGCTATCGCTGGCATGTCTGATGCGGATATAGCGGGCCACATGTCCACAGTTACCCTGACCGGAGACGGAACGGAAGCTGTACAGGAGAACCTTTTACTGAGCCTAATAGAAATGAATGAGGCGATGTTCAATCATGCGTTCATGAGCATCTTACTAAAGATGGGGTTCGAGAAAGCTTTCATCAACGTTATATTTCCCTTTTTCGAAAAGATAGGTGTAATGTGGCAAACGGGATCAATTAACCCCGCCCAGGAACATTTTTTTTCTAACCTGATCAGGCAGAAGATAATAGCCGCCACAGATGCTGTCAAGACCAGCGAATTTGGAGCAGGGCAATTAGTACTTCTGCTTTTGCCGGAGAACGAACTTCACGAGATTGGTTTGCTGTTTTACAACTATGCATTTAAAATACGAGGGTACCGTACAATTTACCTCGGCCAATCCGTTCCGCTGGAAAGCCTGCCGCTTGTTGCAGAAACCTGTAAGCCAGACGTAGTAGTTACCGGCATGACCACATCTCTTAATGCTTTATCGCTACCGGACTATGCACATCTACTAAGAAAAGCCCTGCCAGGCATCCCGGTATATTTTACCGGAAGATTGATTACAGGGAAGATAAGCGACTTTGGAAAAAACTTTTATTCAGTTGCCGATCTTGTTTCTTTACTTCAAAAATCCGCAGCATAA
- a CDS encoding DUF7133 domain-containing protein, translated as MFKFSFTLLFISTFLSVITFFGDRTPASNTSAKKENQGKLPVKANWPDGLTVTPFTGPDLTPSPACLATAATGEVYVGVDMMGSLGKAPGKGRILRLVDKDNDGKLDSHTEFAKVDNPRGIQIIGNKVYVLHTIFSPETHTATGMDLVVFEDKDKDGVADGPSKPLIEHISNPNMLAERGTDHATNGIRLGIDGWIYIAVGDFGFHDAVDRSGKKLTMLGGGIVRVRPDGTEMEIYSHGTRNIYDVAIDPYMNIFTRDNTNDGGGWNIRFSHHIQSAEYGYPLLFQHFTDEIIPALADLGGGSGTGCLFMDEDTWPAKYNHVPMMADWGRNELFIHRVTPSGASFTQKEENFIDLSQITDLDVDGSGRLYLSAWDGAGYEGAPDKGYVLRAVPTGWTYKAFPNLKAASIQDLARMLTSGSAVARINASQELLTRPADEAAKACLNIAQQVNQPLYGRVVALYTYAQLAGAQAIPSLVKLSADVKMKEFALRALADRKATLQDVPTEPFLKGLKDTSARVQAAAIIGLGRLNRPEIAQALLQTKVPASFVAPGKEAEGPHAKPNSAIVPAHLAVRALVSLNAVNACVNAIGTQNNTLALWALRYMHDDKAVSGLISAYARVKNEKVKKQILTTLGRLYRKEKDYDGSWWWSTRPDSHGPYYNAVLWGSSPKIKTFLSAVRAKSDAAGKTFFADLNARNQMGIPAFGGEEKVLASKEVKVDLDKIRNKKGQIGKSSIEDIMLALAKIKGDPIKGKALFAQQGCIACHNLSRSQKPKGPFMGQIGSIMTRQQIAESILKPNASISQGFATVMVTAKGNKSYTGFVTEDSAQKMVMRDIGGNVYTIKKSDVISRKEMKTSMMPTGLANALSYEEFASLVTFLSQQKN; from the coding sequence ATGTTTAAATTCTCTTTTACACTACTTTTTATTTCTACTTTTCTGAGCGTGATTACCTTCTTTGGTGATCGTACGCCGGCAAGTAATACATCAGCCAAAAAGGAAAATCAGGGCAAGTTGCCCGTTAAGGCCAACTGGCCCGACGGCTTAACAGTTACCCCGTTTACCGGGCCCGACCTTACCCCCAGTCCTGCATGTTTAGCTACTGCAGCAACAGGCGAAGTTTATGTGGGTGTAGATATGATGGGCTCGCTTGGAAAAGCGCCAGGCAAAGGGCGTATCCTGCGGCTTGTAGATAAAGATAACGATGGAAAACTGGACAGCCATACCGAGTTTGCCAAAGTTGACAATCCCCGGGGCATCCAGATCATCGGAAATAAAGTTTATGTACTGCACACCATCTTCTCTCCCGAAACCCACACTGCTACTGGCATGGACCTGGTGGTGTTTGAAGATAAAGACAAAGACGGCGTAGCTGACGGACCTTCTAAGCCGTTAATAGAACATATCAGCAACCCTAACATGCTGGCAGAACGCGGTACCGACCATGCTACCAATGGCATACGGCTAGGTATAGATGGCTGGATATATATTGCTGTGGGCGACTTTGGCTTTCACGATGCTGTTGATCGTAGCGGAAAAAAGCTAACTATGCTGGGTGGTGGCATTGTGCGTGTACGGCCCGACGGCACCGAAATGGAAATTTACAGCCACGGTACCCGGAACATATATGATGTTGCTATTGACCCTTACATGAACATTTTCACCCGCGATAATACCAATGATGGCGGCGGGTGGAACATCAGGTTCTCTCATCATATACAATCTGCAGAATATGGCTATCCGCTGCTGTTCCAGCATTTCACTGATGAGATTATCCCTGCCCTGGCAGACCTTGGCGGTGGCTCGGGAACTGGTTGCCTTTTTATGGATGAAGATACATGGCCGGCTAAATACAACCACGTGCCCATGATGGCAGACTGGGGAAGAAACGAGTTGTTCATCCACCGCGTAACGCCAAGCGGTGCCAGCTTTACACAAAAAGAAGAAAACTTTATTGACCTGTCGCAGATAACGGACCTTGACGTGGACGGCTCCGGAAGATTATACTTATCTGCCTGGGATGGCGCAGGGTACGAGGGTGCACCGGATAAAGGCTACGTTTTACGGGCGGTACCAACAGGCTGGACGTACAAAGCCTTTCCAAACCTAAAAGCGGCTTCGATTCAGGACCTGGCCCGCATGCTTACCTCAGGCAGCGCAGTTGCCAGGATAAACGCCTCACAGGAATTATTAACTCGCCCGGCAGATGAAGCTGCTAAAGCGTGTTTAAATATTGCACAACAAGTTAATCAGCCGCTTTACGGGCGTGTGGTAGCATTATATACCTACGCCCAGCTCGCAGGCGCACAGGCTATTCCTTCACTCGTGAAGTTATCTGCTGACGTTAAAATGAAAGAGTTTGCACTAAGGGCACTGGCCGATAGGAAAGCAACTCTCCAGGATGTGCCAACCGAGCCTTTTTTGAAAGGCCTTAAAGATACATCTGCACGGGTACAGGCGGCAGCTATTATTGGCCTTGGCAGGCTCAACAGACCTGAAATTGCACAGGCGCTACTGCAAACTAAAGTACCTGCAAGTTTTGTAGCACCCGGCAAAGAAGCAGAAGGCCCACATGCTAAGCCAAACTCCGCAATAGTGCCCGCACATTTAGCCGTACGGGCGCTTGTAAGCTTAAACGCGGTAAACGCCTGCGTAAATGCAATCGGAACACAAAACAACACCCTTGCGCTTTGGGCCTTGCGGTACATGCATGACGATAAAGCAGTAAGCGGCTTAATATCAGCTTATGCACGTGTTAAAAACGAGAAAGTTAAGAAGCAAATACTTACAACACTTGGCCGGCTGTACCGTAAGGAAAAAGACTATGATGGTTCATGGTGGTGGAGTACCCGGCCCGATTCACATGGCCCGTATTATAACGCCGTGCTATGGGGCTCATCGCCTAAAATAAAAACCTTCCTTTCAGCGGTTCGCGCCAAGTCTGATGCTGCAGGAAAAACATTTTTTGCTGACCTGAATGCCCGTAATCAAATGGGTATCCCGGCGTTTGGAGGTGAAGAAAAAGTATTAGCTTCCAAGGAAGTAAAGGTTGACCTGGACAAGATCCGGAACAAAAAAGGGCAAATAGGTAAATCGTCCATAGAAGATATTATGCTCGCCTTAGCTAAGATAAAGGGTGACCCGATAAAAGGCAAGGCGTTGTTTGCTCAACAGGGCTGTATTGCGTGCCATAATCTTAGCAGGTCGCAAAAACCTAAAGGGCCGTTCATGGGCCAGATAGGCTCTATCATGACCCGCCAGCAAATAGCCGAATCGATATTGAAGCCAAACGCATCCATATCACAGGGGTTTGCTACGGTGATGGTGACGGCAAAAGGAAACAAGAGCTATACCGGCTTTGTTACAGAGGATTCGGCACAAAAGATGGTAATGCGCGACATAGGCGGCAATGTTTATACTATCAAAAAGTCGGATGTGATATCGCGTAAAGAAATGAAAACTTCGATGATGCCAACAGGATTGGCAAACGCGCTATCGTACGAAGAGTTTGCATCCCTCGTGACCTTCCTTTCTCAACAGAAAAACTAG
- a CDS encoding phytoene desaturase family protein, producing the protein MVLEKRDYDAVVVGSGPNGLAAAILLQQNGLRVLVIEAKDTIGGGLRTAELTLPGFKHDICSAIYPLAAGSPFFKTLPLDRFGLEWIYPEIDAAHPFDNGTAASLSRSIEETANRLGADRQNYLDLMRPVTKNWPYLAPELLGPLGFPKHPLKLAKFGLSAIQPATWLQRKFETVEAKGLFAGMAAHAIQPLSNIATSSIALVLMANAHLNGWVIPKGGSQSIASALSNYFISLGGVIETGTYVRSLQQLPSSHAVLFDITPKQLLQIAGHKFSSLYKWQLNRFRYGDGVFKVDWALDAPIPFSAQGCRKAGTVHIGGTFEEIAASERAPFKRQHSERPYVLLAQQSLFDSTRAPTGKHTGWAYCHVPNGSKKDMTTIIENQVERFAPGFKERILARHTFDTAQMEEHNPNYIGGDINGGVLDITQLFTRPVLRASPYKTSAKGLYICSSSTPPGGGVHGMCGYHAARRALKDIWNIR; encoded by the coding sequence ATGGTGTTAGAAAAGCGAGATTACGATGCAGTGGTGGTTGGCTCTGGCCCCAACGGGCTTGCCGCAGCTATACTTTTGCAACAAAATGGGTTAAGGGTACTGGTAATTGAAGCAAAAGACACCATAGGTGGCGGCCTGCGCACAGCGGAACTTACCTTGCCGGGCTTCAAACATGATATCTGTTCAGCCATATACCCTTTAGCGGCGGGATCACCGTTCTTTAAGACGTTACCACTAGATAGGTTCGGATTGGAGTGGATCTATCCGGAAATAGATGCGGCTCATCCGTTCGACAATGGAACTGCAGCTTCGCTTTCGCGGTCGATAGAAGAAACAGCAAACCGGCTTGGCGCAGACCGCCAGAACTACCTGGACCTGATGCGACCTGTTACCAAAAACTGGCCCTACCTGGCACCCGAGCTTTTAGGTCCGTTAGGCTTTCCTAAACATCCGCTTAAGCTGGCGAAATTCGGGCTTTCTGCCATACAGCCTGCTACATGGCTTCAAAGGAAGTTTGAAACGGTGGAAGCTAAAGGCCTTTTTGCAGGTATGGCCGCTCATGCTATACAGCCTTTAAGTAATATAGCCACCTCATCAATTGCGCTGGTGTTAATGGCCAATGCACATCTAAACGGATGGGTAATACCCAAAGGCGGCTCACAAAGCATAGCAAGCGCGCTCAGCAATTACTTCATATCCCTTGGTGGCGTAATAGAAACCGGGACTTACGTAAGATCTCTTCAGCAGCTTCCATCATCTCACGCCGTTCTGTTCGATATCACACCGAAACAATTATTGCAGATAGCAGGCCATAAATTTTCATCGCTGTACAAATGGCAACTCAACCGCTTCCGTTACGGAGATGGTGTTTTTAAGGTTGACTGGGCGCTGGATGCACCAATTCCGTTTTCAGCCCAGGGATGCCGTAAAGCGGGTACTGTACATATCGGCGGCACTTTTGAGGAGATTGCTGCATCTGAACGGGCACCTTTCAAACGACAGCATTCTGAACGGCCGTATGTGCTGCTCGCCCAGCAAAGCCTGTTCGACAGCACACGGGCACCCACCGGCAAACATACCGGCTGGGCTTATTGCCACGTGCCAAATGGTTCTAAAAAGGACATGACTACTATCATAGAAAACCAGGTAGAACGCTTTGCACCAGGCTTTAAGGAGCGTATACTTGCCCGGCACACTTTTGATACGGCCCAGATGGAAGAGCATAATCCTAACTACATTGGCGGGGATATAAATGGCGGAGTGCTGGACATTACCCAGTTGTTCACCCGACCTGTCTTAAGAGCATCACCTTACAAAACGTCTGCAAAGGGACTATACATCTGCTCCTCCTCTACTCCACCGGGAGGCGGTGTGCACGGCATGTGCGGGTACCATGCCGCCAGGCGCGCGCTAAAAGATATCTGGAATATTCGGTAA
- a CDS encoding DUF2750 domain-containing protein, with protein sequence MLQNDIAIEDKYRIFVEKVSASKAVWALQSKGGWANSHSNEDEEITVVPFWSERAYAKACARDEWKGYAPAEVSLAEFLESWCVEMAESHALAGVNWDANMFGAESQPLQLALDVLNKLKAINSAIKFRNYTSIDDFIEDISEADDE encoded by the coding sequence ATGCTGCAAAACGATATAGCGATAGAAGACAAGTACCGGATTTTTGTAGAAAAAGTTTCGGCCTCAAAGGCGGTATGGGCGTTACAAAGTAAAGGCGGTTGGGCCAACTCGCATTCTAATGAGGATGAGGAAATAACCGTAGTTCCGTTTTGGTCGGAGAGAGCGTATGCTAAGGCATGTGCACGTGACGAGTGGAAGGGGTATGCTCCTGCAGAGGTATCGCTGGCGGAGTTCCTGGAAAGCTGGTGTGTAGAAATGGCCGAGAGCCATGCCCTGGCCGGTGTGAACTGGGACGCCAACATGTTTGGGGCCGAAAGCCAGCCCTTGCAACTTGCATTGGATGTGCTCAACAAGCTCAAGGCCATCAACTCGGCAATTAAGTTTAGGAACTATACCAGCATCGACGACTTTATTGAGGACATAAGCGAAGCGGACGACGAATAA
- a CDS encoding ligand-binding sensor domain-containing protein, with product MKHFTLFSLVVLICFSSSCKKDQPQSPAPAPTPTTYPEWVTYSTTNSALPNDQVNAITVSKDNVKWVATAGGLASLTGDQWNIYNKVNTALPSDMIQAVAVENDGSVWVGTDNGLARLHNKQWSVYTMSNSILPNNNIKCITHDAAHNTTWIATDDGIVKVSDGKWDNIEEYNVKLSLTTDRDGALWAGVFNDFAFIAMIKKYANGRWTTYRLDQMGYTSAIPYDIEIGRDNNPVAVLGGTVVKAAIKFNGTSWDELTRPEQARGLRTMVVNDDAVWVGGATFSRFGDKKAPLISLPGTDSPILSMALDNNGRKWLGTYYGGVVVYNPKM from the coding sequence ATGAAACATTTTACTCTTTTCTCACTTGTAGTCCTGATCTGCTTTTCGTCTTCCTGCAAAAAAGACCAACCCCAATCACCAGCTCCTGCACCAACGCCTACCACCTATCCGGAATGGGTTACCTACAGCACCACAAATTCTGCGTTGCCTAATGACCAGGTGAATGCTATTACCGTAAGCAAAGACAACGTAAAGTGGGTAGCAACTGCCGGCGGACTCGCCAGTTTAACAGGCGACCAATGGAATATTTATAATAAGGTTAATACGGCGCTGCCGTCAGATATGATCCAGGCTGTGGCTGTAGAAAACGACGGATCCGTTTGGGTAGGTACCGATAACGGCCTTGCCCGTCTGCATAACAAACAATGGTCCGTTTATACGATGTCCAACAGCATACTTCCAAACAATAATATAAAGTGCATTACGCACGATGCAGCGCATAATACTACGTGGATAGCAACAGATGATGGTATTGTAAAAGTAAGTGACGGCAAGTGGGACAATATTGAAGAATATAACGTGAAGCTTTCGCTGACCACTGATCGGGATGGTGCTTTGTGGGCAGGAGTATTTAATGACTTTGCGTTTATCGCCATGATAAAGAAATATGCCAACGGCCGCTGGACTACCTACCGGCTCGACCAAATGGGTTATACCTCTGCTATCCCGTATGATATTGAAATAGGGAGAGACAACAATCCCGTTGCCGTACTCGGCGGCACTGTAGTAAAGGCCGCCATTAAGTTTAACGGCACCAGCTGGGATGAACTTACCCGTCCAGAGCAGGCACGAGGTTTAAGGACAATGGTTGTGAACGATGATGCTGTGTGGGTTGGCGGCGCAACGTTCTCCCGCTTTGGCGATAAAAAGGCTCCTTTGATTTCCCTGCCCGGGACGGACTCTCCTATCCTTTCGATGGCTTTAGATAACAACGGCCGTAAATGGCTGGGCACCTACTATGGTGGCGTAGTAGTTTACAATCCAAAGATGTGA
- a CDS encoding ABC transporter ATPase, translated as MEFSSHSRVWIYQSDRKLTDAEVIDAQVLLDNFTRDWTAHNNQLKAKGEVKYNRFFILVVDESQAGASGCSIDKSVRFMKEVEQHFGINLFDRFNLAYRSGSEVLSVPRKQFEALLKEGVITRDTIVYNNLAQNLTELQTKWEVPFKDSWHIQLFKDLVTA; from the coding sequence ATGGAATTTTCTTCACACTCCCGGGTTTGGATCTACCAGTCGGACCGTAAACTTACCGACGCAGAAGTGATTGACGCGCAGGTATTGCTGGACAATTTTACCCGCGACTGGACGGCTCATAACAACCAGCTTAAAGCAAAAGGGGAGGTGAAGTATAACCGTTTCTTTATTCTTGTGGTTGATGAAAGCCAGGCGGGTGCAAGCGGCTGTTCTATCGATAAGTCGGTGCGTTTTATGAAAGAGGTGGAACAGCATTTCGGCATCAACCTGTTTGATCGCTTTAACCTGGCTTATCGCTCCGGCAGCGAGGTGTTGTCCGTTCCGCGCAAACAGTTTGAAGCGCTGTTGAAAGAAGGCGTTATTACCCGCGACACCATCGTTTACAACAACCTGGCTCAAAACCTTACCGAACTGCAAACCAAATGGGAGGTCCCTTTTAAGGATAGCTGGCATATACAGTTATTTAAGGACCTTGTAACGGCTTAA
- a CDS encoding phytoene/squalene synthase family protein, with protein sequence MKALFDEISTTCSKLVTRTYSTSFSLGIRLLDKRLQTPIYNIYAFVRFADEIVDSFHGYPKAALLKDFRSQTYAALEMGVSLNPVLNSFQHTVRKYGIDQVLIDTFLDSMEMDLNQQTYSRRLYEQYILGSAEVVGLMCLRVFCENDNELYERLKIPAMKLGAAFQKVNFLRDIKADSLDLGRMYFPGLQINSFDQKHKRLIEEEIEADFEQALAGIRGLPKTARKGVYLAYTYYWVLFNKIRRLEPAHVMSARVRVSDRYKFGLLLRALILPQVKLL encoded by the coding sequence ATGAAAGCGCTCTTTGACGAGATAAGTACCACCTGCAGTAAGCTGGTTACACGTACTTACAGCACATCTTTTTCTCTTGGGATAAGGCTGCTTGATAAACGCCTGCAAACCCCCATTTATAACATTTATGCCTTCGTTCGCTTTGCCGACGAAATTGTTGATTCATTTCACGGCTATCCTAAAGCAGCACTGCTGAAAGATTTTCGCTCGCAAACTTACGCGGCACTTGAAATGGGCGTTAGCTTGAACCCTGTGTTGAACAGCTTTCAGCATACCGTGCGCAAGTACGGTATAGACCAGGTGCTGATAGATACCTTTTTGGATAGCATGGAGATGGACCTTAACCAGCAAACCTATTCTCGGAGGTTGTATGAACAATACATACTAGGCTCGGCAGAGGTGGTTGGTTTAATGTGCCTGCGCGTATTCTGCGAGAATGATAATGAGCTGTACGAACGTTTGAAGATCCCGGCTATGAAACTGGGTGCAGCCTTTCAGAAAGTGAATTTTTTACGTGATATAAAAGCTGATTCACTTGATTTGGGCAGGATGTACTTTCCGGGTTTACAGATCAACAGCTTCGACCAAAAGCATAAGAGATTAATAGAGGAAGAGATAGAGGCAGATTTTGAACAAGCGCTTGCTGGAATACGCGGCCTGCCTAAAACAGCACGAAAGGGCGTTTACCTTGCATATACCTACTACTGGGTGCTTTTCAACAAGATAAGGAGGTTAGAGCCCGCGCACGTAATGAGTGCAAGAGTTAGAGTGTCTGACAGGTATAAGTTTGGGTTGCTGTTAAGAGCGCTGATACTACCCCAGGTAAAACTATTATGA
- a CDS encoding (Fe-S)-binding protein produces MTTELMIPTMAEMAAQGKEPEILFWVGCAGSFDERAQKITRDICKILQHVGISFAVLGTEESCTGDPAKRAGNEFLFQMQAMMNIQVLDGYNIKKIVTGCPHCFNTIRNEYPGLGGNYEVIHHSQLIQQLIDEGKLKAEGGESFKGRKITFHDPCYLGRGNNIYEAPRKALEILDAELVEMKRCKSNGLCCGAGGAQMFKEPEPGRKDINDERMLDVIEAKADVIASGCPFCMTMLTDGVKHMEKEQEIKVLDIAELTVRANGL; encoded by the coding sequence ATGACAACAGAACTGATGATACCTACCATGGCCGAAATGGCTGCCCAGGGTAAAGAACCCGAGATACTGTTTTGGGTTGGCTGTGCCGGGAGCTTTGATGAGCGTGCGCAGAAGATAACCCGCGACATATGCAAGATACTGCAGCATGTGGGCATAAGCTTCGCGGTATTGGGCACCGAGGAAAGTTGCACCGGCGATCCTGCTAAACGGGCCGGCAATGAGTTCCTGTTCCAGATGCAGGCGATGATGAACATACAGGTGCTGGATGGCTATAACATCAAAAAGATTGTTACGGGTTGCCCGCACTGCTTTAATACCATTCGTAACGAATACCCCGGCCTTGGCGGTAATTACGAAGTAATACACCATAGCCAGCTTATCCAGCAGCTGATTGATGAAGGTAAGCTTAAAGCCGAAGGCGGCGAGAGCTTTAAAGGCCGCAAGATAACCTTTCACGACCCCTGCTACCTGGGCCGGGGTAACAACATTTACGAGGCACCACGCAAAGCGCTGGAGATACTTGACGCGGAGCTGGTAGAAATGAAACGCTGCAAAAGCAACGGGTTATGCTGCGGTGCCGGTGGCGCGCAGATGTTTAAAGAGCCCGAACCCGGCAGGAAGGACATTAACGATGAACGGATGCTTGACGTAATAGAAGCCAAGGCAGATGTAATTGCATCGGGTTGCCCATTTTGTATGACCATGCTTACCGACGGCGTAAAACACATGGAAAAGGAACAGGAAATTAAGGTGCTTGATATCGCCGAGCTAACCGTACGCGCCAACGGGTTGTAA